A single region of the Cyclopterus lumpus isolate fCycLum1 chromosome 16, fCycLum1.pri, whole genome shotgun sequence genome encodes:
- the sostdc1a gene encoding sclerostin domain-containing protein 1a, with product MHLSACESCHSLVVLCILLRSCQAFRNDATELLFTRVTAPVPPEVQSNVTLNRARTGGRGAAGGAHDRGERSQIGCRELRSTKYISDGHCTSINPIKELVCAGECLPAQMLQNWIGGAYGRKLWGRRGGGQDWRCVNDKTRTQRIQLQCQDGSARTYKITVVTSCKCKRYSRQHNESGNKFGEPALSPPQLLHKSKSKRRPGKNRLSENWPDAEP from the exons ATGCACCTGAGCGCGTGCGAGTCGTGCCACTCGCTGGTGGTGCTCTGCATCCTCCTGAGGAGTTGCCAGGCCTTCAGGAACGACGCCACGGAGCTGCTGTTCACGCGCGTGACCGCGCCGGTGCCCCCGGAGGTTCAGAGCAACGTGACCCTGAACCGCGCGCGGACCGGGGGGCGAGGAGCGGCCGGCGGGGCGCACGACCGAGGAG AGCGAAGCCAAATCGGATGCAGAGAGCTGAGGTCCACGAAGTACATCTCCGACGGCCACTGCACCAGCATCAACCCCATCAAGGAGCTGGTGTGCGCCGGCGAGTGCCTCCCGGCTCAGATGCTCCAAAACTGGATCGGCGGCGCCTACGGCCGGAAGCTGTGGGGTCGCCGGGGCGGCGGCCAGGACTGGCGGTGCGTCAACGACAAGACCCGCACCCAGCGCATCCAGCTGCAGTGCCAGGACGGCAGCGCGAGAACGTACAAAATCACCGTGGTCACCTCGTGCAAGTGCAAGAGGTACTCGAGGCAGCACAACGAGTCGGGCAACAAGTTCGGGGAGCCGGCTCTGTCGCCGCCGCAGCTCCTGCACAAGTCcaagagcaagaggaggccgGGGAAGAACCGGCTCAGTGAGAACTGGCCCGACGCCGAGCCCTAA